In Streptomyces caniferus, the sequence TCAGCGAACTCACCAACCGCTGCGGCGGTTCGATGGGTGCCGTTGCCATGCTTGAGCAGTCCCCTTCCTCGGGCCGTGACCGCACCGCGGCCGGTCGTTCAGAGCGCGCCCGCGGAGGCGCTCGCGCCGCCGGACGGAGTGGCGGCCGCGGCCCGCTCCACGAGCCCAGGGAAGGCTACGCCGCTGCCGCGCCAGCGCACCGCCCGCACTGCCGCCTCGCGCAGCGCGGCCGCCGCCTCCGTGCGCCGGGCCGCGCCGCCGGCCCGTACGAGATCCGCGTAGACGGCGGCCAGCCGGTCCTCCAGCTCCGCCGCCAGCCGGACCGCGGCGGCCGCGTCCGGAACGGGGAAGGGCAGTTCGTAGGCGGCGGCCGAGGCCCGCGGCGTACCGCCCAGGTCGCGCACCACGCGGCGCAGCGCGTCGCGGCGCGCACGGTGCCCGTCGTACGCCGCCTGGGCCTCCTTGCGCCGGTCCCCGGCGATCCGGCCGCCGACCACGCCGTAGCCGTAGACCGCCGCATGCTCGGCGGCCAGTGCCGCCTGTACCGCCGTCAGCTCGTCGTGCCCGCTGTCCGCGTCCGCGCGGCTTTTCCTGCCGTGAACTGCTGTGGTCCTCATGCGCACGCCCCTTCGCCGGTCCTTGCCCTCCGCGGTGCCGCCGGACCCGTCATCCGGCCCGCTCCGCCAAGATACGCATGTGCCGCACCGGCCGCCGCGACCGAGGCGAGCAGCCGGGCCAACTCCGGGGGTGCGCCGGTCAGCGCCTTGGTGCGGACGTCGGAGAGCTTGCGCTCCGCATCGGCCAGCGCCGCACGTGCGGCCCGTTCGTCCCGGGGGACCTGGGGACCGGACGGCCGCTGGGAGCCGTGCGGCGCGGGTCCGGACGCGGGCGCACCGGCTTCGCGCGCCGGGCCGTCGGAGGCGTCACCCTCGGGGGAGGGGGCAGCCCGGTCCTTGCCGAACGCCTCGGCGTGCCGGGCGACTTCGGCGCGCAGCGGGCGCAGCCGCGGCTCCAGGGACGGATGCGCGGCCAGCGTCGCGTCGTAGCGCGCCAGCAGGGTCGTACTGTCGCGGGCGGAGCGCTCGCGCAGCCGCTCGGCGGCGGAGGAGTGTTCGGTCCGGTCGGGGCCGGAGTCCTCGGAGCAGCCCGTCAGCAGCGCCACGCCCCCGAGGGCGGCGCCGGCCAGCAGGGTCCTTCTGCGCGTGAGCGCCACTTTCGGCACGTTGCACTTCCCGGGGTCCTTTCGTAGTGATCACCGCAGGCGAGAGTATCCGTGACCACCCACCGAATCGTCAGTACCCCGCCGGAACCGATAGGCTTTGACCCGACACACGACCCACCCACAACAGCACACGCGGCCGAGGAGTCACCCGGATGAGCACCACCCAGAGCGAGAGGCTGCGCGGATTGCTTGAACCGCTCGTCGCCGCGCGAGACCTGGATCTGGAAGAGATCGAGGTGACACCGGCAGGCAAGCGGCGGGTGCTGAGGATCGTGGTCGATTCCGACGAGGGCGTCCAGCTGGACGAGTGCGCCGAGCTGAGCCGAGAGGCCTCGCAGGTCCTGGACGACTCCGATGTGATGGGCGGCGCCCCGTACACCCTCGAGGTCACCTCTCCCGGCGCCGACCGCCCGCTGACCGAGCTGCGGCACTACCGCCGCGCCGTCGGCCGCCTGATCAAGGCCCAACTGACCGCCGAGGCAGGCGCCGGCGAGCTGGTGGCGCGGATCATCGCGGTCGACGAATCCGGGCTGGACCTCGAGGTGCCGGGCGTCAAGGGCCGTAAGCCGACCGCCCGTCGGGTCTCCTTCGACGAGATCGCCAAGGCGCGTGTCGAGCTGGAGTTCAACCGCAAGTCCGACAAGCGTGACGCACAGCAGGACGAGAAGATCGACGA encodes:
- a CDS encoding ferritin-like domain-containing protein; amino-acid sequence: MRTTAVHGRKSRADADSGHDELTAVQAALAAEHAAVYGYGVVGGRIAGDRRKEAQAAYDGHRARRDALRRVVRDLGGTPRASAAAYELPFPVPDAAAAVRLAAELEDRLAAVYADLVRAGGAARRTEAAAALREAAVRAVRWRGSGVAFPGLVERAAAATPSGGASASAGAL
- the rimP gene encoding ribosome maturation factor RimP — encoded protein: MSTTQSERLRGLLEPLVAARDLDLEEIEVTPAGKRRVLRIVVDSDEGVQLDECAELSREASQVLDDSDVMGGAPYTLEVTSPGADRPLTELRHYRRAVGRLIKAQLTAEAGAGELVARIIAVDESGLDLEVPGVKGRKPTARRVSFDEIAKARVELEFNRKSDKRDAQQDEKIDENDENKEEA